In Nitratireductor thuwali, a genomic segment contains:
- a CDS encoding M20 aminoacylase family protein has translation MPVLPKIAEYADELTAIRRDIHQHPEIGFEEVRTSGIVARMLQSWGVEVHTGLGKTGVVGILKGKGDSGRTVGLRADMDALPMDEQTNLPFASKNPGRFHGCGHDGHTTMLLGAARYLAETRDFAGTAVFIFQPAEEGLGGARAMLADGLFDKFPCDEIYGMHNNPLAEPGKMGVKPGAAMAGASFFDITINGVGSHGAMPHHSKDPIVIASALIQNLQSVVSRNVPAVRTAVLSVTQVHSGSAYNVVPGKAVISGTIRYFDDEVMELIHHRVRTLCAGMAQAYEISIDVDLRNTFDVLMNDPDLSLAYLDAARDVVGEENVSETKDLVTGSEDFADMLKVVPGAYCTLGHKGSIPVHNPGFILDDEILPVGASIMARIVEKRMPL, from the coding sequence ATGCCCGTACTGCCGAAGATCGCCGAATACGCCGACGAACTGACCGCCATTCGCCGCGACATCCACCAGCATCCCGAGATCGGGTTCGAGGAAGTGCGCACCTCCGGCATCGTCGCCCGTATGCTCCAATCCTGGGGCGTGGAGGTGCATACCGGCCTTGGCAAGACCGGCGTGGTCGGCATCCTCAAAGGCAAGGGCGACAGTGGCCGGACCGTCGGCCTGCGCGCCGACATGGATGCGCTGCCCATGGACGAGCAGACCAACCTGCCCTTCGCCTCGAAGAACCCCGGCCGCTTCCACGGCTGCGGCCATGACGGCCACACGACCATGCTCCTGGGGGCGGCGCGATACCTGGCCGAAACGCGGGATTTCGCGGGGACCGCGGTCTTCATTTTTCAGCCCGCCGAGGAAGGGTTGGGCGGCGCCCGCGCCATGCTGGCGGATGGGCTGTTCGACAAGTTCCCCTGCGACGAGATCTACGGCATGCACAACAACCCGCTCGCCGAACCCGGCAAGATGGGCGTGAAGCCGGGCGCGGCCATGGCGGGGGCTTCCTTCTTCGACATCACGATAAACGGGGTCGGCAGCCATGGCGCCATGCCCCATCATTCGAAGGACCCCATCGTTATCGCCTCGGCGCTGATCCAGAACCTGCAATCGGTCGTGAGCCGCAACGTGCCCGCCGTGCGCACCGCCGTCCTTTCCGTGACGCAGGTGCATTCGGGCTCGGCCTATAACGTCGTGCCCGGCAAAGCCGTCATATCGGGAACGATCCGCTACTTCGACGACGAGGTGATGGAGCTCATCCACCACCGTGTGCGCACGCTGTGCGCCGGGATGGCGCAGGCCTACGAGATCAGCATCGACGTCGACCTCAGGAACACCTTCGACGTCCTCATGAACGACCCCGATCTTTCCCTAGCCTATCTGGACGCCGCGCGCGACGTGGTCGGCGAGGAGAACGTCTCCGAGACGAAGGACCTCGTGACCGGCAGCGAAGACTTCGCCGACATGCTCAAGGTCGTGCCCGGCGCCTATTGCACGCTCGGCCACAAGGGCTCGATACCCGTCCACAATCCCGGGTTCATTCTGGACGATGAGATTCTTCCCGTCGGCGCCAGCATCATGGCCCGCATCGTCGAAAAGCGCATGCCCCTTTAA